A DNA window from Streptomyces asoensis contains the following coding sequences:
- a CDS encoding enhanced serine sensitivity protein SseB, with protein MDFPPANFPTDFSPDFPAQAHPHPHGGWPGNELEEVLSVSLGVPGAGGRIVEVLGRSFVWVPLPGGGGPHSGPLDLPTIELGGQVYVPVFSSEEQFRQVVGSHMSFTIAPAVEFARGLPPQVGILVNPDGVVGVPLPPAAVAELCRAGRTPLDGTAAGGRVRLYEPDWQDDPMDFLAAASAEFDATGVVGTARRCLAAIETADPVMFVGVELTQWEGDLRALPLEALERALTRAPAPWPVNLVLLDVAQDPVGDWMRERVRPFYTKLHQVPG; from the coding sequence ATGGATTTCCCCCCGGCGAACTTCCCCACGGACTTCTCCCCGGACTTTCCGGCGCAGGCGCACCCCCATCCGCACGGCGGATGGCCCGGCAACGAGCTGGAGGAGGTGCTCTCCGTCTCGCTCGGCGTGCCGGGAGCCGGCGGCCGGATCGTCGAGGTGCTCGGGCGCAGTTTCGTCTGGGTCCCGCTGCCCGGCGGCGGCGGCCCGCACAGCGGCCCCCTCGACCTGCCCACGATCGAGCTCGGCGGCCAGGTCTACGTGCCGGTGTTCAGCTCGGAGGAGCAGTTCCGCCAGGTCGTCGGCTCGCACATGTCGTTCACCATCGCGCCGGCCGTGGAGTTCGCCCGGGGACTGCCCCCGCAGGTGGGCATCCTGGTGAACCCGGACGGTGTGGTCGGCGTCCCGCTGCCGCCGGCGGCCGTGGCCGAGCTGTGCCGCGCGGGCCGCACCCCGCTGGACGGCACGGCGGCCGGCGGCCGGGTCCGCCTCTACGAGCCCGACTGGCAGGACGACCCGATGGACTTCCTGGCCGCGGCCTCGGCGGAGTTCGACGCCACGGGCGTGGTCGGCACGGCCCGCCGCTGCCTGGCCGCCATCGAGACCGCGGACCCGGTGATGTTCGTCGGCGTGGAACTGACGCAGTGGGAGGGCGATCTGCGGGCCCTTCCGCTGGAGGCGCTGGAGCGGGCGCTGACCAGGGCACCGGCCCCCTGGCCCGTCAACCTCGTGCTGCTGGACGTGGCGCAGGACCCGGTGGGCGACTGGATGAGGGAGCGGGTCCGCCCCTTCTACACGAAGCTCCACCAGGTACCGGGCTGA
- a CDS encoding AAA family ATPase translates to MTVNRTSTARSTALATGGAGIALPAQPAAGARGARGRRQPPVVRDLRERAGRSPHGLLFGPRDLVVVTGLPGSGKSTLMRRAVQGLRIDSQDTRDRWDAGVPRFLPYALYRPLVRLAHYAGLRRALRGGEGVVVHDCGTQTWVRDWLAREARRRGGTLHLLFLDVGARTALEGQRERGRGVSRYAFLRHRRAAARLVRSVEKGRLPAGCGSAVLLDREAADALRRIGFTG, encoded by the coding sequence ATCACGGTGAACAGGACGAGCACGGCGAGGTCCACGGCACTCGCGACCGGCGGCGCGGGGATCGCGCTGCCCGCGCAGCCCGCCGCCGGGGCCCGCGGAGCGCGCGGCCGGCGGCAGCCGCCCGTCGTCCGCGACCTGCGCGAGCGGGCCGGGCGCAGTCCGCACGGCCTGCTCTTCGGCCCCCGCGACCTGGTCGTGGTCACCGGGCTGCCGGGCAGCGGCAAGTCGACGCTCATGCGCCGGGCGGTCCAGGGGCTGCGTATCGACTCCCAGGACACCCGGGACCGCTGGGACGCCGGCGTTCCCCGCTTCCTGCCGTACGCCCTCTACCGCCCCCTGGTCCGTCTCGCCCACTACGCCGGGCTGCGCCGCGCGCTGCGCGGCGGCGAGGGAGTGGTCGTGCACGACTGCGGGACCCAGACCTGGGTCCGCGACTGGCTGGCCCGTGAGGCCCGCCGCCGCGGCGGCACGCTCCACCTGCTGTTCCTGGACGTCGGCGCGCGGACGGCGCTGGAGGGGCAGCGCGAGCGCGGCCGGGGCGTCTCCCGCTACGCGTTCCTGCGTCACCGTCGCGCGGCGGCCCGTCTGGTGCGCTCGGTGGAGAAGGGCCGGCTGCCCGCGGGCTGCGGCTCGGCGGTGCTGCTCGACCGCGAGGCGGCCGACGCGCTGCGCCGCATCGGCTTCACCGGCTGA
- the gcvT gene encoding glycine cleavage system aminomethyltransferase GcvT, giving the protein MSSTDPASARPAEQRRTALDAVHRALGATMTDFAGWDMPLRYGSERDEHLAVRTRAGLFDLSHMGEITVTGPQAAALLDFALVGNIGAVKAGRARYTMICRADGGILDDLIVYRLADTEFMVVANASNAQVVLDALVERAAGFDAEVRDDRDAYALLAVQGPESPGILASVTDADLDGLKYYAGLPGTVAGVPALIARTGYTGEDGFELFVRPEHAVELWQALTKAGEGVGLVPCGLSCRDTLRLEAGMPLYGHELNTSLTPFDAGLGRVVKFDKEGDFVGRAALEAAAERAASQPPRVLVGLVAEGRRVPRAGYAVVAGGDVIGEVTSGAPSPTLGKPLAMAYVDAAHAAPGTAGVGVDIRGSHEPYEVVPLPFYKRQK; this is encoded by the coding sequence ATGAGCAGTACCGACCCCGCATCCGCCCGGCCCGCCGAGCAGCGCCGCACCGCCCTCGACGCCGTCCACCGCGCCCTCGGCGCGACGATGACCGACTTCGCCGGCTGGGACATGCCCCTGCGCTACGGCTCCGAGCGCGACGAGCACCTGGCCGTCCGCACCCGGGCCGGGCTCTTCGACCTCTCGCACATGGGAGAGATCACCGTCACCGGCCCGCAGGCCGCGGCCCTCCTCGACTTCGCCCTGGTGGGCAACATCGGGGCGGTCAAGGCCGGCCGCGCCCGCTACACCATGATCTGCCGGGCGGACGGCGGCATCCTGGACGACCTGATCGTCTACCGGCTCGCCGACACCGAGTTCATGGTGGTCGCCAACGCCTCCAACGCGCAGGTCGTGCTGGACGCGCTCGTCGAGCGGGCCGCCGGCTTCGACGCGGAGGTCCGCGACGACCGCGACGCCTACGCGCTGCTCGCCGTGCAGGGCCCCGAGTCCCCCGGCATCCTCGCGTCCGTCACCGACGCCGACCTCGACGGCCTGAAGTACTACGCCGGACTGCCCGGCACCGTCGCCGGCGTCCCGGCGCTCATCGCGCGCACCGGCTACACCGGCGAGGACGGCTTCGAACTGTTCGTCCGCCCGGAACACGCCGTCGAGCTCTGGCAGGCGCTGACGAAGGCCGGCGAAGGCGTCGGTCTCGTCCCCTGCGGCCTGTCCTGCCGGGACACGCTGCGCCTGGAGGCGGGCATGCCGCTGTACGGGCACGAGCTGAACACCTCCCTCACCCCCTTCGACGCGGGACTGGGCCGGGTGGTGAAGTTCGACAAGGAGGGCGACTTCGTCGGTCGCGCGGCGCTGGAGGCGGCCGCGGAGCGCGCCGCGTCGCAGCCCCCGCGCGTCCTCGTCGGCCTGGTCGCCGAGGGCCGCCGGGTCCCGCGCGCCGGATACGCGGTCGTCGCCGGCGGCGACGTGATCGGCGAGGTCACCTCCGGTGCGCCCTCCCCCACGCTGGGCAAGCCCCTCGCGATGGCCTACGTCGACGCGGCCCACGCGGCGCCCGGTACCGCGGGCGTGGGCGTGGACATCCGAGGCAGCCACGAGCCGTACGAGGTCGTGCCGCTGCCGTTCTACAAGCGCCAGAAGTAG
- the gcvH gene encoding glycine cleavage system protein GcvH produces the protein MSNPQQLRYSKEHEWLSVAEDGVSTVGITEHAANALGDVVFVQLPEVGDTVTAGETCGELESTKSVSELYAPVSGEIVEVNQDVVDDPALVNSAPFEGGWLFKVRTAGEQDDLLTADEYTAFTAG, from the coding sequence ATGAGCAACCCCCAGCAGCTGCGCTACAGCAAGGAGCACGAGTGGCTGTCGGTCGCCGAGGACGGCGTCTCGACGGTCGGCATCACGGAGCACGCGGCCAACGCGCTCGGCGACGTGGTCTTCGTGCAGCTCCCTGAGGTGGGTGACACGGTGACCGCGGGCGAGACCTGCGGTGAGCTGGAGTCGACCAAGTCGGTCAGTGAGCTGTACGCGCCGGTCTCCGGTGAGATCGTCGAGGTCAACCAGGACGTCGTCGACGACCCGGCGCTGGTCAACTCCGCCCCCTTCGAGGGCGGATGGCTGTTCAAGGTACGCACCGCGGGCGAGCAGGACGACCTGCTCACCGCCGACGAGTACACCGCCTTCACCGCCGGCTGA
- the glyA gene encoding serine hydroxymethyltransferase has translation MSVLNTPLHELDPEIAAAVDAELNRQQSTLEMIASENFAPLAVMEAQGSVLTNKYAEGYPGRRYYGGCEHVDVAEQIAIDRIKDLFGAEYANVQPHSGASANQAALFALAQPGDKILGLDLAHGGHLTHGMRLNFSGKQFDVVAYHVDDAGLVDMAEVERLAKEHRPKVIIAGWSAYPRQLDFAEFRRIADEVEAYLWVDMAHFAGLVAAGLHPNPVAYADVVTSTTHKTLGGPRGGIILAKKEFAKKLNSSVFPGFQGGPLEHVIAAKAVSFKVAASEEFKERQARTVEGAKILAERLTAPDSRAAGVNVLSGGTDVHLILVDLRESELDGQQAEDRLHEVGITVNRNAVPNDPRPPMVTSGLRIGTPALATRGFTAEDFAEVADVIAETLKAPSPFTQADAAALKARVTALAEKHPLYPALSE, from the coding sequence ATGTCCGTCCTGAACACGCCCCTGCACGAGCTCGACCCGGAGATCGCCGCCGCGGTCGACGCCGAGCTGAACCGCCAGCAGTCCACGCTCGAGATGATCGCCTCGGAGAACTTCGCTCCGCTCGCGGTCATGGAGGCGCAGGGCTCGGTCCTGACCAACAAGTACGCCGAGGGCTACCCGGGCCGCCGCTACTACGGCGGCTGTGAGCACGTCGACGTGGCCGAGCAGATCGCGATCGACCGGATCAAGGACCTGTTCGGCGCCGAGTACGCCAACGTCCAGCCGCACTCGGGCGCCTCCGCCAACCAGGCCGCCCTGTTCGCGCTGGCTCAGCCCGGTGACAAGATCCTCGGCCTGGACCTGGCGCACGGCGGCCACCTGACCCACGGCATGCGGCTGAACTTCTCCGGCAAGCAGTTCGACGTGGTCGCCTACCACGTCGACGACGCCGGTCTCGTCGACATGGCCGAGGTCGAGCGGCTCGCCAAGGAGCACCGCCCCAAGGTGATCATCGCGGGCTGGTCGGCCTACCCGCGGCAGCTGGACTTCGCCGAGTTCCGCCGGATCGCGGACGAGGTCGAGGCCTACCTCTGGGTCGACATGGCGCACTTCGCGGGCCTGGTCGCGGCGGGTCTGCACCCGAACCCCGTCGCATACGCCGACGTCGTCACGTCCACCACCCACAAGACGCTGGGCGGCCCCCGCGGCGGCATCATCCTCGCGAAGAAGGAGTTCGCCAAGAAGCTGAACTCCTCCGTCTTCCCGGGCTTCCAGGGCGGCCCCCTGGAGCACGTGATCGCGGCCAAGGCGGTCTCCTTCAAGGTCGCCGCGAGCGAGGAGTTCAAGGAGCGGCAGGCCCGCACCGTCGAGGGCGCGAAGATCCTCGCCGAGCGGCTGACCGCGCCGGACTCCCGCGCGGCCGGGGTGAACGTCCTGTCCGGCGGCACCGACGTGCACCTGATCCTGGTCGACCTGCGCGAGTCCGAGCTGGACGGCCAGCAGGCCGAGGACCGTCTCCACGAGGTCGGCATCACCGTCAACCGCAACGCGGTCCCCAACGACCCGCGGCCGCCGATGGTGACCTCCGGTCTGCGGATCGGTACGCCCGCGCTGGCGACCCGCGGCTTCACCGCCGAGGACTTCGCCGAGGTCGCGGACGTGATCGCCGAGACGCTGAAGGCGCCGTCCCCGTTCACGCAGGCCGACGCGGCGGCGCTGAAGGCCCGGGTCACAGCCCTGGCCGAGAAGCACCCGCTGTACCCCGCTCTGAGCGAGTAG
- a CDS encoding L-serine ammonia-lyase, with the protein MAISVFDLFSIGIGPSSSHTVGPMRAARMFARRLRSEGLLESAASVRCELYGSLGATGHGHGTPKAVLLGLEGASPRTVDVEGADDRVEQIKESGRLRLLGSHEVPFSFDDDLVLHRRKALPYHANGMTIWAHDAQGAELLSKTYYSVGGGFVVDEDAVGADRIKLDDAVLKYPFRTGDELLRLAKETGLSISSLMLENERAWRTEEEIRAGLLEIWQVMRACVSRGMSREGILPGGLRVRRRAAMTARQLRAEGDPLALSMEWITLYAMAVNEENAAGGRVVTAPTNGAAGIIPAVLHYYMNFVPGADEDGVVRFLLAAGAIGMLFKENASISGAEVGCQGEVGSACSMAAGALAEVLGGSPEQVENAAEIGMEHNLGLTCDPVGGLVQIPCIERNGMAAVKAVTAARMAMRGDGSHKVSLDKVIKTMKDTGADMSVKYKETARGGLAVNIIEC; encoded by the coding sequence GTGGCCATCTCGGTCTTCGACCTGTTCTCGATCGGCATCGGCCCGTCCAGCTCCCACACGGTCGGCCCGATGCGCGCGGCGCGCATGTTCGCGCGGCGGCTGCGCAGCGAGGGGCTGCTGGAGTCCGCCGCCTCGGTGCGCTGCGAGCTGTACGGCTCGCTGGGCGCTACCGGCCACGGCCACGGCACGCCGAAGGCGGTGCTGCTCGGTCTGGAGGGCGCCTCGCCGCGCACGGTGGACGTGGAGGGCGCCGACGACAGGGTGGAGCAGATCAAGGAATCAGGCCGGCTGCGGCTGCTGGGCTCGCACGAGGTGCCGTTCTCCTTCGACGACGACCTGGTCCTGCACCGCCGCAAGGCCCTCCCGTACCACGCCAACGGCATGACGATATGGGCCCACGACGCCCAGGGCGCCGAGCTGCTGTCGAAGACGTACTACTCGGTCGGCGGCGGCTTCGTCGTGGACGAGGACGCGGTCGGCGCGGACCGCATCAAGCTCGACGACGCGGTCCTGAAGTACCCCTTCCGCACCGGCGACGAACTGCTGCGCCTGGCGAAGGAGACCGGTCTGTCGATCTCCTCGCTGATGCTGGAGAACGAGCGCGCCTGGCGCACCGAGGAGGAGATCCGGGCCGGGCTGCTGGAGATCTGGCAGGTGATGCGGGCGTGCGTGTCGCGGGGCATGTCCCGTGAGGGCATCCTGCCGGGCGGCCTGCGCGTGCGCCGCCGGGCGGCCATGACGGCCCGCCAGCTCCGGGCGGAGGGCGACCCGCTGGCGCTCTCCATGGAGTGGATCACGCTCTACGCGATGGCGGTCAACGAGGAGAACGCGGCCGGCGGCCGGGTGGTGACGGCGCCCACGAACGGCGCGGCCGGCATCATCCCGGCGGTCCTGCACTACTACATGAACTTCGTGCCCGGCGCCGACGAGGACGGGGTCGTCCGCTTCCTGCTCGCGGCCGGCGCGATCGGCATGCTGTTCAAGGAGAACGCCTCCATCTCCGGCGCCGAGGTCGGCTGCCAGGGCGAGGTCGGCTCGGCCTGCTCGATGGCGGCGGGCGCCCTCGCCGAGGTCCTCGGCGGCTCCCCCGAGCAGGTGGAGAACGCGGCCGAGATCGGCATGGAGCACAACCTCGGGCTGACCTGCGACCCGGTGGGCGGACTGGTCCAGATCCCCTGCATCGAGCGCAACGGCATGGCCGCGGTGAAGGCGGTCACGGCGGCCCGCATGGCGATGCGCGGCGACGGCTCGCACAAGGTGTCCCTGGACAAGGTCATCAAGACGATGAAGGACACGGGCGCCGACATGAGCGTCAAGTACAAGGAGACGGCGCGCGGCGGGCTCGCGGTGAACATCATCGAGTGCTGA
- a CDS encoding NADPH-dependent F420 reductase, which produces MKIGIIGAGNIGGNLTRRLTALGHDVSVANSRGPQTLRELAEETGATPVAVEEAARGAEVVVITIPVKAVPSLPSGILDGAADGVAVIDTNNYYPQQRDGRIAEIEDEGITESRWTERQIGHPVIKAFNGTYAQDILDRPRDAGDPGRIALPVAGDDETAKATVRALIDEIGFDTVDAGGIDDSWRQQPDTPVYGLQAGVEAVTKALAEASPQRPAAFRG; this is translated from the coding sequence ATGAAGATCGGCATCATCGGCGCGGGCAACATCGGCGGCAACCTCACCCGGCGGCTCACCGCGCTGGGCCACGACGTGTCCGTCGCGAACTCCCGTGGACCGCAGACGCTGCGGGAACTCGCCGAGGAGACGGGCGCCACCCCCGTCGCCGTCGAGGAGGCGGCACGCGGCGCGGAGGTCGTGGTGATCACGATTCCGGTCAAGGCGGTACCGAGCCTGCCGTCCGGCATCCTGGACGGCGCGGCCGACGGCGTGGCCGTCATCGACACCAACAACTACTACCCGCAGCAGCGCGACGGCCGGATCGCGGAGATCGAGGACGAGGGCATCACCGAGAGCCGCTGGACCGAACGGCAGATCGGCCACCCCGTGATCAAGGCCTTCAACGGCACCTACGCCCAGGACATCCTGGACCGCCCCCGCGACGCGGGCGACCCCGGCCGCATCGCGCTCCCCGTCGCCGGCGACGACGAGACGGCGAAGGCGACGGTTCGCGCCCTGATCGACGAGATCGGCTTCGACACCGTCGACGCGGGCGGCATCGACGACTCCTGGCGCCAGCAGCCCGACACCCCCGTCTACGGGTTGCAGGCCGGCGTCGAGGCGGTCACCAAGGCCCTGGCCGAGGCGAGCCCGCAGCGCCCGGCCGCCTTCCGCGGCTAG
- a CDS encoding EF-hand domain-containing protein, translating to MADIEEARKEFQRIDTDGDGFITAAEFKSALAQGGDWNVTESVAEAVIKSRDLNGDKLLSFDEFWAHLDK from the coding sequence GTGGCCGACATCGAAGAAGCGCGCAAGGAGTTCCAGCGGATCGACACGGACGGTGACGGGTTCATCACCGCGGCCGAGTTCAAGTCCGCACTGGCCCAGGGGGGTGACTGGAACGTCACCGAGTCGGTGGCCGAGGCCGTCATCAAGAGCCGTGACCTCAACGGCGACAAGCTCCTCTCGTTCGACGAGTTCTGGGCGCACCTGGACAAGTGA
- a CDS encoding GNAT family N-acetyltransferase — protein MEHLRDILDAAARGVFPPPDGRTVVLPQPSPRDAGVLSFTAHSVVFTDEDPRWVHEALRAAGCDALAASMSPRFLTALLDRTGRAAETVDALVVGSPLPGAPPLALREIEDPDHPRVVSSRRRRDEVRVWAADGGVVVLGRGVAGRLEVAVEVDEDVRHRGLGRALVGAARHLSAGEPVWAQVSPGNARSTRTFQAAGYRPVGAEALLTLRRAAGRDGTADGRGGTADGGDGTADGGDGTRGSRAGTRAGPAAS, from the coding sequence GTGGAGCACCTGCGGGACATTCTGGACGCCGCCGCGCGCGGCGTCTTTCCTCCGCCCGACGGGCGCACGGTCGTCCTCCCCCAGCCCTCCCCCCGCGACGCGGGCGTCCTCTCCTTCACCGCGCACTCGGTGGTCTTCACCGACGAGGACCCGCGCTGGGTCCACGAGGCACTGCGCGCCGCCGGCTGCGACGCGCTCGCCGCGTCGATGAGCCCCCGCTTCCTGACGGCCCTCCTCGACCGCACGGGCCGTGCCGCGGAGACCGTGGACGCGCTGGTGGTGGGCTCCCCACTGCCGGGCGCGCCGCCGCTCGCGCTGCGGGAGATCGAGGACCCGGACCATCCCCGGGTGGTCAGTTCCCGCAGACGGCGTGACGAGGTGCGGGTGTGGGCCGCGGACGGGGGTGTGGTCGTCCTGGGGCGCGGGGTCGCGGGACGGCTGGAGGTGGCCGTCGAGGTCGACGAGGACGTGCGGCACCGGGGCCTGGGGCGGGCCCTGGTGGGCGCGGCCCGGCACCTGAGCGCCGGCGAGCCGGTGTGGGCGCAGGTCTCTCCGGGCAACGCCCGCAGCACACGGACGTTCCAGGCGGCGGGCTACCGGCCCGTCGGAGCGGAGGCACTGCTCACGCTCCGGCGGGCGGCCGGGCGGGACGGCACGGCGGACGGCCGAGGCGGCACGGCGGACGGCGGGGACGGCACGGCGGACGGCGGCGACGGCACACGCGGCAGCCGGGCCGGCACCCGGGCGGGGCCGGCGGCCTCCTAA
- a CDS encoding YncE family protein encodes MHRNLVKSALLAGAALTVLAACGGGGGGTAGEGADGATKRAVPAPARKAVPAVDGLPGMPPVLDPKDLYAADRPGKLSPVVKDFPPRVYVPNTESDTVSVIDPRTYEVVETIHVGRQPQHVVPSWDMKTLWVNNDRGNTLTPIDPRTGKAGKEVPVHDPYNLYFTPDGKYAVVMASLDRELVFRDAHTMKRVKTEPVSCYGVNHADFSPDGRYFIVSCEFSGELLKVDTQRMEVVGQQKLPFEGAMPQDVKISPDGKRFYVADMMADGMWIVDGDTFGKPGFLPTGKGCHGLYISRDSREMYISNRGEGTVSVFDFHENALTKKWRLPHGGSPDMGGVSADGKVLWLSGRYNAEVYAIDTRTGEQLARIKVGRGPHGLAVYPQPGRYSLGHTGIFR; translated from the coding sequence ATGCACCGCAACCTCGTGAAAAGCGCCCTGCTCGCCGGCGCCGCGCTCACCGTCCTGGCCGCCTGCGGCGGGGGAGGGGGCGGGACGGCCGGCGAGGGGGCCGACGGTGCCACGAAGCGGGCCGTGCCGGCGCCGGCCAGGAAGGCCGTGCCCGCCGTCGACGGTCTGCCCGGCATGCCGCCCGTGCTCGACCCGAAGGACCTCTACGCCGCCGACCGCCCCGGCAAACTCTCCCCCGTGGTCAAGGACTTCCCGCCCCGGGTCTACGTCCCCAACACCGAGTCCGACACCGTCTCCGTCATCGACCCCCGCACGTACGAGGTCGTCGAGACCATCCACGTCGGCCGCCAGCCCCAGCACGTGGTGCCCTCCTGGGACATGAAGACCCTGTGGGTCAACAACGACCGCGGCAACACCCTCACCCCCATCGACCCCAGGACCGGCAAGGCGGGCAAGGAGGTGCCGGTGCACGACCCGTACAACCTCTACTTCACCCCCGACGGCAAGTACGCCGTCGTCATGGCCTCCCTCGACCGCGAACTCGTCTTCCGCGACGCCCACACCATGAAGCGGGTCAAGACGGAACCGGTCAGCTGCTACGGCGTCAACCACGCCGACTTCTCGCCGGACGGCCGGTACTTCATCGTGTCCTGCGAGTTCAGCGGCGAGCTGCTGAAGGTCGACACGCAGCGGATGGAGGTCGTGGGCCAGCAGAAACTGCCCTTCGAGGGCGCCATGCCGCAGGACGTGAAGATCTCGCCCGACGGGAAGCGGTTCTACGTCGCGGACATGATGGCCGACGGCATGTGGATCGTCGACGGCGACACCTTCGGCAAACCCGGCTTCCTGCCCACCGGCAAGGGCTGCCACGGGCTGTACATCAGCCGGGACTCGCGCGAGATGTACATCTCCAACCGGGGGGAGGGCACCGTCTCGGTCTTCGACTTCCACGAGAACGCGCTCACCAAGAAGTGGCGCCTCCCGCACGGCGGCAGCCCCGACATGGGCGGGGTCTCGGCCGACGGCAAGGTGCTGTGGCTGTCCGGGCGCTACAACGCCGAGGTGTACGCCATCGACACCCGCACGGGGGAGCAGCTCGCCCGTATCAAGGTGGGCCGGGGGCCGCACGGGCTCGCCGTCTATCCGCAGCCCGGCCGCTACTCGCTCGGCCACACCGGCATCTTCCGTTAG
- a CDS encoding polysaccharide deacetylase family protein, with product MTTSDRRSALRAGAGLVAGGAFAAACSPSGPPSGTTARHAPTSPDSRSAAPAPGTATPASPVAPAPRAFPGQPAQITHGPRDRARVALTFHGQGEPAIAEALLQEAERHGARVTVLAVGTWLDEHPGLARRILDGGHDLGNHTQRHLDINAMSEAEATAEITGCAERLRRLTGSVGTWFRPSRAARASPLVERLARRAGYPHVLSYDVDSLDFTSPGASAVARTILGRVRGGSVVSLHFGYADTVAALPAVLDELARRGLRAVTTTELIG from the coding sequence GTGACCACATCCGACCGCCGTTCCGCGCTGCGGGCGGGCGCCGGGCTCGTCGCCGGGGGCGCGTTCGCGGCCGCGTGCTCGCCCTCCGGGCCCCCGTCCGGCACCACCGCCCGGCACGCCCCCACCTCCCCGGACTCCCGTTCCGCGGCCCCGGCCCCCGGCACGGCGACGCCCGCCTCCCCGGTCGCCCCCGCCCCCCGCGCGTTCCCGGGGCAGCCCGCCCAGATCACCCACGGCCCGCGCGACCGGGCCAGGGTTGCCCTCACCTTCCACGGCCAGGGCGAGCCGGCCATCGCCGAGGCGCTGCTCCAAGAGGCCGAGCGGCACGGCGCCCGGGTCACGGTGCTGGCCGTCGGGACCTGGCTCGACGAACACCCCGGCCTCGCCCGCCGGATCCTCGACGGCGGCCACGACCTGGGCAACCACACCCAGCGCCACCTGGACATCAACGCCATGTCCGAGGCCGAGGCGACGGCCGAGATCACCGGCTGCGCCGAACGGCTGCGCAGGCTCACCGGGTCCGTCGGCACCTGGTTCCGCCCCTCCCGGGCGGCCCGCGCCTCCCCGCTGGTGGAACGGCTCGCCCGCCGCGCCGGCTATCCGCACGTCCTGTCCTACGACGTCGACTCCCTCGACTTCACCTCGCCGGGCGCGTCCGCCGTCGCCCGCACCATCCTCGGCCGGGTCCGCGGCGGGTCCGTCGTGAGCCTGCACTTCGGGTACGCGGACACGGTCGCCGCGCTCCCCGCCGTACTCGACGAACTCGCCCGCCGCGGACTGCGCGCGGTCACCACCACGGAGCTGATCGGCTGA
- a CDS encoding ATP-binding protein — MAGLEGIEQPRGSSRAAAARWSPAVEDERALKALELFGNPTDGEVPLPSLPESAATARRLVQIVVLRQWGLTPKMTEDAVLLVSELVGNAVRHTGARVFGLRMRRRRGWIRVEVRDPSRGLPCLMPVQELDVSGRGLFLVDKLADRWGVDLLPRGKTTWFEMRVADR; from the coding sequence ATGGCGGGGCTGGAGGGCATCGAACAGCCGCGGGGATCGAGCCGTGCGGCCGCGGCGCGCTGGTCGCCTGCGGTCGAGGACGAACGGGCGCTGAAAGCGCTGGAGTTGTTCGGCAATCCGACCGACGGCGAGGTGCCGCTGCCGTCCCTGCCCGAGTCCGCCGCCACGGCCCGCCGGCTCGTCCAGATCGTCGTACTGCGCCAGTGGGGACTGACCCCCAAGATGACGGAGGACGCGGTCCTGCTCGTCTCCGAACTCGTCGGCAACGCCGTGCGCCACACCGGCGCCCGTGTCTTCGGCCTCCGGATGCGCCGCCGTCGCGGCTGGATCCGCGTCGAGGTCCGCGACCCCTCCCGGGGCCTGCCCTGTCTGATGCCGGTCCAGGAACTGGACGTCAGCGGCCGGGGGCTGTTCCTGGTCGACAAACTGGCCGACCGCTGGGGCGTCGACCTGCTGCCCCGGGGAAAGACCACGTGGTTCGAAATGCGAGTGGCCGACCGCTAG